DNA from Tachysurus fulvidraco isolate hzauxx_2018 chromosome 16, HZAU_PFXX_2.0, whole genome shotgun sequence:
catgcactctcacactttatgtacataactgatctgttacatattctatattcatatgtaatactcattctgtctatattgtatcacatcgtctgtattatcttgtctgtttttgtcttgtatagtccaagctaaatgtatagtttagttttatttacgtctgtacttttgagagtcaccaaCAGCTGAAACTAAAtcccttgtgtgtgtaaatgcacttgtccaataaacctgattctcaTTAAAGTGCACAGAGGTTTGTTAATAAAGTAGCAGATGAGGGTTACCGAATCagaaaaactttataaacagaAATTTCTACCTTTGATATTGTCCCTGTAAAACTTGTTGCTCTCCTCCACTGTGCTGAAGCCAGCATACTGTCTAATAGTCCATGGTCTGTATGTGTACATGGTAGGGTAAGGCCCCCTGGAGAAGGGAAATACACCCGGAAGCTCATCTGGAACGGTCGCCGTGTCAGCCGGAGTATACACAGGTTTGATGGAGATGCCCTCCGGAGTGTGCCAGATCAAATCTTCTGGGTTTTTCCCTTTCAGCTGTTTCTTAGCCAGAGAGGCCCAAGCCTCATGAAGCTCCACATCACCTTTGTGTGATGTGGATGTGTGAAAGAGCCTGGAGTGGCACGGATGATCCAGCACCGCAGGCGCAGAGCCGCACACGGCCAGCAGACGCTTAGCCGCCAGAGAGGCGCATGTTTTTCCTGCAGTCAGCATGCTGTGTGCTTAGTCACGCATGACACACCTGAGGATGACAGTGAAAGTGGTCCAACTATTAGTTAAATGTCTATATTTAATACAGATGTGGTGTTTTTAAGTCAGTTTAGTTTCAGTGAAGTGTTGAGAACCAGTTAGATGTAAAAGACTGAACTGACTTAAAGGTGCTGACATTGTTTCAGGCATAACGAAAGGTAATAATCACGTAGATTTTAGAACTGCACACACAGGTGAACACCAAATGCATACAATGACCGAATCTAACACATCTGTCCAGCTCATAAACAGATGTTCTGCCAGATGTGTGCAGCATACAGATGTAATTAaggtagaataaaaaaagaagaggcaCAAAGCTAAGCACTGGTCATGATGCAGGTCACACACTGGTGTGTTGTTATGATTACACAGTAGTGAGATGTTTTATTACGTTTATATATAGAACACAGCTGATTCGGGTGATACAGGTAGAAGCTCACACACCACTAATCACCACTCATCATGACAATATTGTATACATTATACCTCTTATACACAGTGCTGACTGATTAACAGAAAACAGACTACAGTGTTTAAAAAAGCAGGTAATAATAAGACGAATAATTATGTTAGCTGACCTTGTGTACGTATGTTGTGTTCCAAGCAGATAGGCGGTAGCTAAGTCGTTCAGCCAATCAAATTTAACAACAACTCATCACGGACCAATCAGAAACGTCACAACGAAACGGCCCACTATTGATTCGCCCAATCACAGACGATTTTCAACGACACTCACCCGGGTGTGCAACATAAATTGATACCCGCGAATTTGGTGCTGCTTAATATACGTTCCGGTATAATTAGTTCCGTAGGTTCGCACAGAGCCACAAGATGGCGTTTTATAGCACAGAGGAGACAAACGGGGTCTAATGTGTACCGTTGGTTtattgtgacacacacacacacacacacacacacacacacacacacacacacacacacacacacacacacacacacacacacacacacacacacacatagtgttgtaatgtaacggagtacaaatttcacgtatctgtactttacttcgctatttaaatttatgtcaactttcacttttactccactacgtttcctacttttactccgttatatttcccctaagcatcttcgttactcgttactgcaaaataaaatcagaagaaatgtgtgcaactgcaataagggaggtttggcgaatcactgctcctataGAGTGTCACTGcacgtccgcacgctctacggagaagcacaggtacgagcagcgtgcacgcgcagtcagagctggaggcatttgtCTATAACGTTAGtaggcggaaagccgcaaagacggcaaccaaaagcagtgaaatgtcactattcttattagaggtgatagcaaaaacaaaatattaatgcaaacaatccattcaatactaaataaaaataacatttattgatttggtttttgtcttgtgaatatttttatattagtgactgcattcagtggacacactgtttatagagaatgcacacatacatgaactgatttgattcaagactggcatcattacatcatgcataacattttggtgtccacttttgccattttaaataataccataacttttggcttactatgtagtcatataatatataatataaaagggGCGGTTTTaggggataaaacccctaatgatgaaaccctagaaccgcccctgctcttatgcctaccgaaaatcactgaaattttactttttacttttacttcaaatacttaagcacattaaatatcagaaaatgacttttgatacttaagtacagtaaatatcagatactttaagacttttacttgagtaatattctgaAAGGTGACTTttacttctaccaaagtctttttctagtatgatacttgtacttttactcaagtattgctttctaatactttatacaacactgcacacacatacatacacacaaacagacacacacacatactgtacacacacatacatacacacaaacagacacacacacatactgtacacacacacacacacacacacacacacacacacacacacacacacacacacacacacacacacacacacacacacacacataaaccctAATATGAAACCCTAATATTGTTGAGACATATCATGAACCTGATGAACTTAAAGGAAACTCACATGTAGAACTTGGACAGATGcaacacagacagtaacctgagctcaggatcaaacctgagaccctggagctgttaGCAGACAAGCTCTAGCAGTCTCATTACACAAAATGTAACAAGAAGTTTTAAAAATTACACgattaaggggaaaaaagactTGCTTCAAAGATTtccaaatattattatatttattaagatTCATTTGATAAAATATTCAGAGAAGCCAAAGCACTCCATGGTACAGTGTTCAGTTTGTTCCAGGCATAGGCAAGGGTGTGTGAACTCCTATTATTCTTGCAGCGAGGGATACATATCAAATATTACTAAGTACAGAAACGTGTTTATTGTTTCATATGCATTTAGCTGGACATAGTTATATCAAAAAGTGGCAATGCAGACTGTGGTTTTTAATGCCCCTTAATATACAGAAGAGCAGAGCTTTCACTTCTATTACACTATTCCATTCTTCCACTTTAAATACAGTAAGGCAGAAGTTTCGAGTCAAATCAAAACATTATGCCGATTTAATAACTCTATGAAAATGTATATGACATTGCTTATAAGCAAACTAGATTTGTAGtgttgcacatgtttaaaaggAGCTAGGTCAAATATGCAGCACATCGCAGACGACGAAGACGAGAATATTCCGAGTGTGTAGTTTGAGACCCTAAATTCACAGGAAGCATTTCCATGGTGGGGCAGATTGTTAGAGTTTCTTCCTTCTGAAGAGGAGGATTTACTCCAGCTTGAGCAGCTCCACATCAAATATGAGTGTGGCATTAGGAGGGATGACCCCAGGGTGCCCTGTGGCTCCATATGCCATATCTGGAGTGCAGGTGATCTTCGCCCGCTGGCCTAGGCTCATCTGTGAACGAGGTCAGAGGTCAATACAGAACGTCGAACGTCATTTATTTGGAACACCAAAGTAATGAGTAAAGATATTTTGCATTACCTGTGCAACACCTTCCTCCCAGCCTTTGATGACTTCCTGTCGGCCGATTTTAAATTTAAAGGGCTTGTTTCTGTCTCGCGAGGAGTCAAACTTTTTACCGTTCTGTAGCATTCCTGCAGATATGCAATAGAATAATTAGTGATAAATTTCACACATCACAAAATACAATGTCAATAGCATTCtatgtattatttacattaaaaaaatgatcaaaataagGTTATTTGTAAAAACAcagtagaaaaaaattaatctcTGAGAGTCTTATAAACAAAGTTGGGGATTTCACAAAAAACAGAACGGCACTAGTGAACTTTTAGGTTTCCTATTATGATAGCAAATATTTCCTTTAGGATTACATGAAACTACGGTTATTCATCATCGTTTGCTTAATGCACATTTGTCCTTAAAGCTATTCCTCTAGACGTTTCTCTGTAACCTTGAGACAAACACAGGGCACAGAAGCACAGTGTATGAAAAGAGCTGCGTCTTTTGTTCCCTTAAGAGTCTTACTCGAGAACAATGCTCATTTCCTCATATAGCCAAAATCCATTCATTTTTAGAggtaaaataagaaacacatttCACCACAGAATACTGCTTTTCCCAGTTGCTTTTACCCCCTATGTAAAGTGCATGAAACAAACTGACTAAAGATAACATGCCCTAAGCATGTCAGAAAATGACTAAAACACAAAGAATGAGCCAAAAACACCCGGCTGGCACAAAGAgactacagtaacattgtctGCTTATCTAAACCTCTAGTGGATTTCCATCTCTCATGAtccaaatgaaaagaaaaaaggattgTAGAATGTGAAACCATGGCCTAATTCCGGAGATtatttttattggttttatGTGGGCCAGCTTGTCCCGGCATCTATATCACAAGGAACAGAACAGAGAGGATGAAAAGTTCACACAAAATACTGTAGACACATTCAGATCTTGGGTTTCTGCTTGGTTTGGGTAAGTAGCAGAATAACAGAGAACATGGAGGGAGGAAACCACCAAAATCACCCTAGCTGAGGATTAAACTATACCCAGAGGAAAACCCTACATTATCAatgctattttgtgtatttgtcttgtagtgtttcgCATTGTCATTGGCAGCCTGGTGAAACCTTTCAattggtaatccaacaccttaaccactatgctaCAACatcccttatatatatatatacacacagtactgtgcaaaagttttatgcaggtgtgaaaaaatgctgtaaacaaagaatgctttcagaaatatagataatgagtgtttatttctgtcaatttacaaaatgcaaagtgagcaaacaaaagaaaaatctaaatcaaatcaatatttggtgttactaccttttgccttcaaaccagcatgaagtgatggcacggcccccacagagccctgatctcaacatcatccagtgtgtctgggattacatgaagagacagaaggatgtgagaaagccgacatccacagaagatctgtggttagttgtccaagatgtttggaacaacctactagccgagttccttcaaaaactgtgtgcatgtgtacctagaagaattgctgctgttttaaaGACAAAGGGTGGTCACAGCAAATATTGagttgatttagatttctcttttgttcattcactgcattttgttataataaatgtttaacacttccatttttgaaagcattctttatTCACAGCATTTATGCACACCTGTCTAAAacctttgcacagtactgtatatatatggttgtgtatatatatatatatatatatatatatatatatatatatatatatatatatatatatacgtatatacgtatatatggtTAATATATATGGTTGAGATGGCAATAAAAGTTCCTTGACTTGACACAGGAACAACATGCAAACCCCAATTGCACAGGTCtgaaaatcctttaaaaaagATTCATGAAAGAAATTTGCAACATGCAGAAACTCAACAAACCTTAAAACTACAACCGTTAAAATGtggctttttcatttttattcagagaGACTGCATACAAGAAGAAGCCTCCAAACCCACGCTAATGCATAGTGATGGATCATTAATGTTTGACTGGCACTCAGAGGATTTCACACCCCAAAATATTAGACAAATGGCTACTCTGTCTTTGTAGAGAGGGGGATAATGGTGGCAATTTGAACCATGTAAGTACTCTGCATAGGGCTTTGGAGTGGCTGAGAAATAGACACATTGGATAACACAGTAAAGAGCTCCTGTAATATGACTAAATTGCAGCGAACCCAAATTGTTCTGCTGTTCTGCAGAAACTTAGTGAAGCGCCTTGTACAGTACTGCTTCTACTCTTTCACTCTATACTTAGAAAGATCTAGTGCTTCTAGGAAGACCACTTTGCCAAGATAGCTTCATACAGTCTGAGCAACTGAATAAGTCAGCAGCTGATTATAATGCGTGATAACCATCTGTTCATctctcattaaaataaatgacgCTACAATATCGTCCTCTCGAGCTGAAGCGGCAAGATACGGCTGATCCTCAAAGGCTACTTGAGAACCACGTACAGGTTTAGTTActaaaatcttcatcacacatgaGACAGCTTTGTGACCCAAAGCTACTCCTATTCCTACAACCAAAATGCGCACTTTAAAGCTCCCAGGCGTGGTCTTTTCTTACTGTAGAAAACGTGTGGCCTCTCTTTACGCTACACCTCCAGAGCCACTTGAGCTTTGAGAGATAGCACTGTGGCGCTATTTTTACTCCTGTTTACAGTATCTGTCCAGCAGAGCCAGCAGCCGGTCTCCACAAACCATGAAACCAGATCAGCACACAAGCTGTAAGACTAAATATACGACTAAAACTGACCAAAAATCAGTCAAGAGCAAAGCCTGAATGtacctgtaaaaataaaatgcaaaaatcaAGTGTAATTATATTAGGACTGTGAAGAGAATGACAATATActcacagataaaaaaaaaaaagatagaagaaaatgtataaaatcagggaagaaaattatataaaatttaattatacAGGAAACATAGGCTTGTCTACTCGCTGTAATTACCGGTGATGTATTTGGTTCCTACAGCACTAACAAAGTTCCCTTAGAATACAAGATATCCAGACACAGAGACATCATGCAAATAAAAAGGCTGCATGGAGTCTGTGCATtcttagtaataataatagagcTGACAGGCCCACAAGAGCGCTGATGATTTCCTGAGCTCCCAAAATAAAGCACAGCAAGTCTGGGCTAATTGATTTGTTCTGCCTGGCCTGGTTAGGGAACTGGAGACGTGCACTGGGGCTGTCAAGGCCAAGGACGAAATTAGGAAGTGgctaaagataaaaaataaaaaaaaaacatcctgctTTACTTGGCTCAAAAATGCCTGGGGTGAAAAGTTTAGAGCGCTAAAAAGCAAATTTACAGCTTTGATATTTCTTTGTGAATCTTGCCAACATCTCCCAAGATGCATAGCATGAAGTTTGTGGACCGTAGCATTTTTAAACCACAAACTCATAATCACATACTCATCAGAGATGAACCTCTCTATGTTGGGGTTCAGGGAACATAAACGAGACACTCCCTAAGAATTCTGTACTAACTCTCCATTAAATGAATGCACTCTTTTTGTTCAGGAGTagatattatgtattatttcaGAATATGCAAAAGATTTTCAGAGAAACTAAAGGGCAGGTTTCCTTTAATATATCCTGGGGTTCAAATTAATAATGATGACAGCATGGTGCAGGAGTATCAGAGAGAGATTTCAGTCTGGTTTCAGTCTTAGTCCTCACCCAATAGGGTCACAGCTACAGTGCAGACCTCCACATGGCGATATAGAACTGCATGACTGCATCACCAAGGCATGCCACAGTGATGTATATAAATGCAGACGGGGTCACTTTCTGACTGATGCTGGTTGCAAAATGCAGGCGATGATAGAAAAGGAAAGTAGCTTTGTTGCAAATAACTAAGGCTATAAACTGAAAGTTGTCTCTGCAGCTAAATTCtggctaaaacaaaaaaaataataataaaattgtatttttggACCTGAAAACATTAATCTATTGCcccaaacaatacaaaatgtttaaCTGTAAAAATGGCTGCATGATAAAATACCAGTATAGAGAGATATATACATAGTTtttgtaacgagtctgtctgtgttttcccttgtgtctgtctgttgtcattccctgatgtt
Protein-coding regions in this window:
- the fkbp1b gene encoding peptidyl-prolyl cis-trans isomerase FKBP1B isoform X2; its protein translation is MGVEVETISPGDGMLQNGKKFDSSRDRNKPFKFKIGRQEVIKGWEEGVAQMSLGQRAKITCTPDMAYGATGHPGVIPPNATLIFDVELLKLE
- the fkbp1b gene encoding peptidyl-prolyl cis-trans isomerase FKBP1B isoform X1; protein product: MGVEVETISPGDGRTFPKKGQTCVVHYIGMLQNGKKFDSSRDRNKPFKFKIGRQEVIKGWEEGVAQMSLGQRAKITCTPDMAYGATGHPGVIPPNATLIFDVELLKLE